A stretch of the uncultured Desulfobacter sp. genome encodes the following:
- the urtC gene encoding urea ABC transporter permease subunit UrtC — protein sequence MQRLSFITDDKLGIPLLIALGAAMILVPVLNLMVPETNFFHVSTFTMSLWGKYLTYAMLALAVDIVWGYLGILSLGHGVFFGLGGYAMGMYLMRQIGTRGEYGHPILPDFMVFLNWDKLPWFWHGFDMFPFAGVMIVLVPCLLALAFGWLAFKSRVTGVYLSIITQALTYSLMLAFFRNEMGFGGNNGLTDFKDLLGFSLLSDGTKAGLFAATAGTLIIAYLACRYLVSSKLGRVLAAVRDAEDRVRFLGYDVESVKLWIFVFSAGLAGIAGALYVPQVGIINPSEFSPLNSIEIVVWVAVGGRGTLYGAVAGALAVNWAKSYLTGALPDAWLFALGALFVVVTIFLPKGIAGLIRLKKEAA from the coding sequence ATGCAACGATTATCTTTTATAACTGATGACAAACTGGGAATCCCTTTGCTCATTGCCTTGGGAGCCGCCATGATCCTGGTACCGGTGTTGAATCTCATGGTGCCGGAAACAAATTTTTTTCACGTCTCCACCTTCACCATGTCTTTGTGGGGAAAATACCTGACCTATGCCATGCTTGCCCTTGCGGTTGATATTGTGTGGGGATATCTGGGGATCTTAAGCTTGGGGCATGGAGTATTCTTTGGCCTGGGCGGTTATGCCATGGGCATGTATCTTATGCGCCAAATCGGTACAAGGGGCGAATACGGCCACCCCATCCTGCCCGATTTCATGGTGTTTTTAAACTGGGATAAGCTTCCCTGGTTCTGGCACGGGTTTGATATGTTCCCCTTTGCCGGAGTTATGATTGTGCTGGTTCCCTGTTTACTGGCCCTGGCATTTGGTTGGCTTGCCTTTAAATCAAGGGTTACCGGCGTTTATTTATCCATCATTACCCAGGCATTGACCTATTCGCTCATGCTCGCATTTTTCAGAAATGAGATGGGATTCGGCGGCAACAACGGACTGACCGATTTCAAGGATCTGCTTGGATTTTCACTGCTCAGTGACGGGACCAAGGCCGGGCTTTTTGCAGCTACGGCAGGCACCCTGATTATAGCCTATCTTGCCTGTCGCTACCTGGTCTCCTCAAAACTTGGACGGGTCCTGGCAGCCGTACGGGATGCCGAAGACCGGGTCCGATTTCTCGGGTATGACGTTGAAAGCGTAAAATTGTGGATCTTTGTCTTTTCCGCAGGTCTTGCCGGAATTGCCGGTGCTCTCTATGTACCCCAGGTGGGCATTATCAACCCGTCGGAATTTTCTCCGTTGAACTCCATTGAAATTGTGGTTTGGGTGGCCGTGGGCGGCAGAGGAACCCTTTATGGCGCTGTTGCAGGCGCTTTGGCTGTCAACTGGGCCAAAAGCTATCTGACCGGTGCGTTGCCCGATGCCTGGCTCTTTGCCCTGGGTGCCCTGTTTGTTGTGGTCACAATTTTTCTTCCCAAAGGAATTGCAGGCCTGATCCGGCTTAAAAAGGAGGCCGCATGA
- a CDS encoding urease accessory protein UreD produces the protein MCSFKPIPTDAGKEGWHASLHLYLEKKESKTILSNTSRKGPLTIQQPLYAEDGTCHIYLLHPPGGLVGGDVLDLAVYAGENTHTLLTTPGATKFYRSQGQHAVQTQTLTVADGSVLEWFPQETILFEGALGNLETTVHLAPTAVFMGWEILCLGLPAVKKTFAEGRLQSTVTLFNDQVPLLFEKLRIEEQNDLSRPAGLRNEQVTATFWAYPVQAQLFSQVENNVPCSNKNFGMTLIDDLLVARYLGNHPGLCKTQFENLRQILAPELTGRQAAVPRIWNT, from the coding sequence ATGTGTTCGTTCAAGCCCATACCTACCGATGCAGGCAAAGAAGGCTGGCACGCATCCTTGCATCTTTATCTTGAAAAAAAGGAAAGCAAAACCATCCTTTCAAATACAAGCCGCAAGGGCCCGCTGACCATTCAGCAGCCCTTGTATGCCGAAGACGGCACCTGCCACATTTATCTGCTGCATCCGCCGGGCGGCCTTGTGGGCGGGGATGTGCTTGACCTTGCCGTTTATGCAGGGGAAAATACCCATACCCTTTTAACTACGCCGGGGGCGACCAAGTTTTATCGTTCCCAGGGTCAGCATGCGGTGCAAACCCAAACTCTGACTGTAGCCGACGGATCAGTGCTGGAGTGGTTTCCCCAGGAGACCATTTTGTTTGAGGGTGCCCTGGGCAACCTTGAAACAACAGTTCACCTTGCTCCCACCGCCGTATTTATGGGATGGGAAATTTTGTGTTTGGGCCTTCCGGCTGTCAAAAAGACCTTTGCCGAAGGCCGGCTTCAGTCAACGGTCACCCTGTTTAATGACCAGGTCCCGCTGCTGTTTGAAAAACTTAGAATTGAAGAACAAAACGATCTGAGCCGACCTGCGGGATTACGAAACGAACAGGTAACGGCAACCTTCTGGGCCTATCCGGTCCAGGCACAACTTTTCAGCCAAGTTGAAAACAACGTCCCCTGTTCTAATAAAAATTTCGGCATGACATTAATAGACGATTTGCTTGTGGCAAGATACCTTGGCAATCATCCCGGGCTGTGCAAAACACAATTTGAAAATCTGCGGCAGATTCTTGCCCCTGAGCTGACGGGCAGACAGGCCGCCGTACCCAGAATCTGGAACACTTAA
- the urtB gene encoding urea ABC transporter permease subunit UrtB produces the protein MFTSPKDRFPALLFILAFAICAAFFDVPPANAAANVFDQGLEKLTQRNFNIKIQGLEQIFQSEDPQVEKLFSALLEGDLYYTKKDKKVVYAKKKDGQYTTTGVLSNEVRQEVGSRSIKKIGINNNIRKKLKGWLSLLQLYHGTPRERTDAVYRLLGKLNPDMVETLKKLYAQETSHKVKQAIATAIALDSIETGNDEEKRSALHRLKGCLYPAVKTGLLNVINNEADEQVKKQAEQTLQGIESKIAFYGFIETLFFGLSAGSILVLAAIGLAITFGVIGVINMAHGELIMIGAYTTWVIQQLMPNHLGVAICLAVPGAFLVSAVCGIAIERSIIRFLYGRPLETLLATFGVSLVLQQAVRSIFSPLNRAVSAPDWMSGSLMLNPVLSLTMNRIVIFFFCLFVFGALFLIMRKTSLGLQVRAVSQNRAMARAMGVPASRVDALTFGLGSGIAGVAGVALSQLTNVGPNLGQAYIIDSFMVVVFGGVGNLWGTLVAGLTLGTANKFIEPFSGAVLAKIIVLVFIILFIQKRPQGLFPQKGRAAG, from the coding sequence ATGTTTACTTCCCCAAAGGACCGTTTTCCCGCTCTACTTTTTATTTTGGCTTTTGCAATATGTGCGGCATTTTTTGATGTTCCACCCGCAAACGCAGCGGCCAACGTATTTGATCAGGGGCTGGAAAAACTTACCCAAAGAAATTTCAACATAAAAATACAGGGTCTTGAACAAATCTTCCAAAGCGAAGACCCTCAGGTTGAAAAACTTTTTTCAGCGCTTCTTGAAGGCGACCTTTACTACACCAAAAAAGACAAAAAAGTGGTGTATGCCAAAAAAAAAGACGGGCAATACACCACCACAGGGGTGTTGTCCAATGAAGTAAGGCAAGAGGTCGGCAGCAGAAGTATCAAAAAAATTGGAATCAACAATAATATTAGAAAAAAACTTAAGGGATGGCTTTCACTGCTGCAACTCTATCATGGAACCCCTAGGGAACGTACCGATGCTGTCTACCGGCTTCTCGGCAAACTAAATCCAGACATGGTGGAGACGCTCAAAAAGCTGTACGCGCAGGAGACCAGCCACAAGGTCAAACAAGCCATTGCAACAGCCATTGCTCTTGACTCCATTGAAACCGGAAATGACGAGGAAAAACGATCAGCCCTTCATAGGCTCAAAGGCTGCCTCTACCCGGCCGTCAAAACGGGCCTGCTCAACGTCATTAACAATGAGGCCGACGAACAGGTTAAAAAACAAGCCGAGCAAACGCTTCAAGGCATTGAATCAAAAATCGCTTTTTACGGATTCATAGAAACTCTATTTTTTGGATTGAGCGCCGGTTCCATCCTGGTTCTTGCGGCCATCGGCCTTGCCATCACCTTCGGGGTTATCGGCGTAATCAACATGGCTCACGGAGAGCTGATCATGATCGGAGCATACACCACCTGGGTGATTCAGCAATTGATGCCCAATCACTTAGGCGTTGCCATCTGCCTGGCCGTTCCGGGTGCATTCCTGGTGTCTGCAGTTTGCGGCATTGCCATTGAACGGTCCATTATCCGATTTTTGTATGGCCGACCACTTGAAACCCTGCTGGCAACCTTTGGGGTCAGCCTCGTGCTTCAACAGGCGGTTCGATCCATCTTTTCGCCGTTAAACCGTGCGGTCAGCGCGCCGGACTGGATGAGCGGATCCCTTATGCTCAACCCGGTTCTCTCCTTGACCATGAATCGGATCGTCATCTTCTTTTTTTGCCTATTTGTATTTGGGGCATTGTTTTTAATCATGAGAAAAACATCACTTGGCCTTCAGGTCCGGGCGGTTTCCCAAAATCGGGCCATGGCCAGAGCCATGGGCGTTCCGGCGTCACGGGTGGATGCCCTGACCTTCGGGCTTGGGTCGGGTATTGCCGGTGTGGCCGGTGTGGCCTTAAGCCAGCTGACCAATGTGGGCCCTAATCTTGGCCAGGCCTATATCATTGACTCGTTTATGGTCGTGGTGTTCGGTGGTGTCGGCAATCTTTGGGGAACTTTGGTTGCGGGCTTGACACTTGGAACGGCCAACAAGTTTATTGAACCGTTTTCCGGGGCCGTGCTGGCTAAAATTATTGTCCTAGTGTTTATCATTCTCTTTATTCAAAAACGTCCCCAGGGGCTTTTTCCCCAGAAAGGGAGGGCCGCAGGTTAA
- the ureC gene encoding urease subunit alpha: MTTISRKAYAEMFGPTTGDRVRLADTELFIEVEEDKTIYGEEVKFGGGKTIRDGMGQSQASCKDAVDMVITNALIIDHWGIVKADVGIKNGRIHGIGKAGNPDVQPGIDIVVGPGTEAVAGEGHILTAGGIDAHIHFIAPQQIEEALASGITTMLGGGTGPATGTNATTCTPGPWNIVKMLQAADAFPMNLGFMGKGNASLPIALEEQVAAGAMGLKLHEDWGTTPAVIDNCLAVADKMDVQVAIHTDTLNESGFVEQTMDAFKGRTIHTFHTEGAGGGHAPDIIRACELPNVLPSSTNPTRPYTVNTIDEHLDMLMVCHHLSPKIAEDIAFAESRIRRETIAAEDILHDLGAFSMIASDSQAMGRVGEVIIRTWQTAHKMKVQRGSLKQDPTTHDNNRVKRYISKYTINPAICHGISHEVGSVEKGKFADLVLWKPALFGVKPSIVIKGGMIALAPMGDPNASIPSPQPVHYRPMFGAFGRARHETSISFVSGTALKKGMLDNAGLQSILISVKNCRAIGKKNMIHNTYQPHMEVDPQTYEVRADGELLTCEPASVLPMAQRYFLF; this comes from the coding sequence ATGACAACCATCAGCAGAAAAGCCTATGCAGAGATGTTCGGCCCCACCACGGGAGACCGGGTAAGACTGGCTGATACCGAACTGTTTATTGAAGTTGAAGAAGATAAAACCATTTATGGCGAAGAGGTCAAATTCGGCGGCGGGAAAACCATCCGGGACGGTATGGGGCAAAGCCAGGCCTCATGCAAGGATGCCGTTGACATGGTGATCACCAATGCCCTGATCATCGACCACTGGGGAATCGTCAAAGCCGATGTGGGGATTAAAAACGGACGGATTCACGGTATCGGTAAGGCCGGTAACCCCGACGTACAGCCAGGCATTGATATCGTTGTGGGGCCGGGTACGGAAGCAGTGGCCGGAGAAGGCCATATTCTTACGGCCGGCGGTATTGACGCCCACATTCATTTTATTGCCCCCCAGCAGATTGAAGAGGCGCTTGCTTCGGGTATTACCACAATGCTTGGCGGCGGTACAGGCCCTGCCACCGGTACCAATGCCACCACTTGCACCCCTGGGCCATGGAATATCGTTAAAATGCTCCAAGCGGCTGATGCATTTCCCATGAATTTAGGGTTTATGGGAAAAGGGAATGCCAGTTTACCCATAGCCCTTGAAGAACAGGTGGCCGCAGGAGCCATGGGTTTAAAGCTCCATGAAGACTGGGGAACCACGCCTGCAGTAATTGACAACTGCCTGGCTGTGGCAGACAAAATGGACGTACAGGTCGCCATCCACACGGACACCCTCAATGAATCCGGATTTGTGGAACAGACCATGGACGCATTTAAAGGACGCACCATTCATACCTTTCACACCGAAGGGGCCGGCGGCGGCCATGCCCCGGACATCATCCGGGCCTGCGAACTGCCCAACGTGCTGCCCTCGTCAACCAATCCCACCCGGCCCTACACGGTCAACACTATTGACGAACACCTGGATATGCTCATGGTTTGCCATCACCTGAGTCCCAAAATTGCCGAGGATATTGCCTTTGCAGAATCCCGCATCAGAAGGGAAACCATAGCGGCAGAAGACATCCTCCACGATCTGGGCGCATTTTCCATGATCGCATCTGACTCCCAGGCCATGGGCCGGGTTGGCGAAGTGATCATCAGAACCTGGCAGACCGCTCACAAGATGAAAGTACAGCGGGGAAGTCTGAAACAGGATCCTACCACCCATGATAACAACAGAGTAAAACGCTACATTTCAAAATACACTATCAATCCGGCCATCTGCCACGGAATTTCCCATGAGGTCGGCTCTGTTGAGAAAGGGAAATTTGCCGATCTTGTTTTGTGGAAACCTGCCCTATTCGGGGTCAAACCCTCCATAGTCATTAAGGGCGGCATGATTGCGCTGGCCCCCATGGGAGATCCCAACGCATCCATTCCGTCACCCCAGCCGGTCCATTACCGGCCCATGTTCGGTGCCTTTGGAAGGGCCCGGCATGAAACGTCCATCTCCTTTGTATCCGGCACTGCCTTGAAAAAGGGTATGTTGGACAACGCCGGCCTGCAATCAATTCTTATTTCGGTCAAAAATTGCCGGGCCATCGGCAAAAAAAATATGATTCACAACACCTATCAACCCCATATGGAAGTTGACCCGCAAACTTACGAAGTTAGGGCCGATGGAGAGTTATTAACCTGTGAACCGGCGTCGGTACTTCCCATGGCGCAAAGATACTTTTTATTCTAA
- the ureA gene encoding urease subunit gamma encodes MDLTPREKDKLLIFTAALLAERRKAKGLLLNYPEAVAFISAAVMEGAREGKTVAELMDHGRTLLSKEDVMEGVADMIHDVQVEATFPDGTKLVTVHNPIH; translated from the coding sequence ATGGACCTTACCCCCAGAGAAAAAGACAAACTGTTGATCTTTACTGCGGCCCTGCTTGCCGAGCGGCGCAAGGCCAAAGGGCTGCTGCTCAACTATCCCGAGGCGGTCGCTTTTATCAGTGCGGCGGTCATGGAAGGCGCACGAGAAGGCAAAACCGTGGCCGAGCTCATGGATCACGGCCGTACGCTTCTGAGCAAAGAAGATGTCATGGAGGGCGTTGCCGATATGATCCATGATGTGCAGGTTGAAGCCACATTTCCCGACGGCACCAAGCTGGTCACTGTCCACAACCCCATACACTGA
- the ureE gene encoding urease accessory protein UreE, protein MIELTHITLDQSPETTTLTLPWEKRTKSRQRVILDNKDEAGLFLERGQILRNGDMVSSDDGFYVKIIAAREKVSTARAQTARQLNLACYHLGNRHVDLEIQDDLIRYPHDHVLDDMIMGLGLTITVEQAPFEPETGAYGNGHHHHHK, encoded by the coding sequence ATGATTGAATTAACCCATATAACTTTAGACCAAAGCCCCGAAACGACCACCCTGACCTTGCCGTGGGAAAAAAGGACAAAAAGCAGGCAGCGAGTGATTTTGGACAACAAAGATGAGGCCGGACTGTTTCTTGAGCGAGGACAGATATTAAGAAATGGGGATATGGTGAGCAGCGACGACGGGTTCTATGTAAAAATCATTGCCGCCCGGGAAAAAGTTTCCACAGCCCGGGCCCAAACCGCCCGGCAGTTAAATCTTGCATGTTACCATCTGGGTAACCGCCACGTTGATCTTGAAATCCAGGACGACCTTATTCGCTATCCCCATGATCATGTCCTGGATGACATGATCATGGGACTTGGTCTGACCATCACGGTGGAGCAGGCCCCTTTTGAGCCCGAAACAGGAGCATACGGCAATGGACACCACCATCACCACAAATGA
- the urtE gene encoding urea ABC transporter ATP-binding subunit UrtE: MLTIENLNQYYGESHTLWDLSLSIKDKCCTCLMGRNGVGKTTLLNCIMGLVPVKSGSISFQRDDIIKKRAEHRAGLGIGYVPQGRQIFPLMTVEENLTIGLTTVGNGKKKIPDLVFELFPVLKEMLKRRGGDLSGGQQQQLAIGRALVLDPSLLILDEPCEGIQPNIVQEIGDIIRRLVQEVEMTVLLVEQKLHFVKLTADHFFIMDRGRLMADGTISQLNDELISKYLTV; the protein is encoded by the coding sequence ATGCTTACAATAGAAAACCTGAACCAGTATTACGGTGAAAGCCACACCCTGTGGGATCTTTCACTTTCCATCAAAGACAAATGCTGCACCTGCCTGATGGGCAGAAACGGCGTGGGCAAAACAACCTTGCTCAACTGTATTATGGGCCTGGTTCCCGTAAAAAGCGGGAGTATATCCTTTCAGAGAGACGATATCATTAAAAAAAGGGCTGAACACCGGGCCGGCCTGGGCATTGGCTATGTTCCCCAAGGCCGCCAGATTTTCCCTCTCATGACCGTTGAAGAAAATCTGACCATCGGCCTGACTACGGTGGGAAACGGCAAAAAAAAGATCCCGGATCTGGTTTTTGAACTTTTTCCTGTGTTAAAAGAGATGTTGAAACGACGGGGGGGCGATCTTTCGGGCGGGCAGCAGCAGCAGCTTGCCATTGGAAGAGCCCTGGTGCTGGACCCTTCCCTGCTGATTCTGGATGAACCGTGTGAGGGCATCCAGCCCAACATTGTCCAGGAAATCGGGGATATCATTAGAAGACTGGTCCAGGAGGTAGAGATGACGGTGCTTTTGGTAGAACAAAAACTTCATTTTGTCAAACTGACGGCCGACCACTTTTTTATCATGGACCGAGGACGACTTATGGCCGACGGCACTATTTCACAGTTAAATGACGAACTGATCAGCAAATATCTGACCGTATAA
- a CDS encoding urease subunit beta → MMCRLKPHFPTAPSWSLSTTPYTEREVFMIPGEMITQPGDITINEGRQTLSLTVVNSGDRPIQVGSHYHFYETNKALSFDREKAKGFRLNIPSGTAIRFEPGLERTVALVSYAGDRRVFGFNQAVMGNLDSESK, encoded by the coding sequence ATGATGTGCAGGTTGAAGCCACATTTCCCGACGGCACCAAGCTGGTCACTGTCCACAACCCCATACACTGAAAGAGAGGTGTTCATGATTCCAGGAGAAATGATCACACAACCAGGAGACATTACCATCAATGAGGGACGGCAAACCCTGAGCCTTACGGTGGTTAACAGCGGCGACAGACCCATTCAGGTGGGGTCCCACTACCATTTCTATGAAACGAATAAAGCACTCTCTTTTGACCGGGAAAAGGCCAAGGGGTTTCGACTCAACATTCCGTCGGGAACCGCCATTCGGTTTGAACCGGGCCTTGAGCGGACCGTGGCGTTAGTGTCCTATGCAGGAGACCGCAGGGTGTTTGGATTCAACCAAGCCGTCATGGGAAATCTTGACAGCGAGTCTAAGTAA
- the urtA gene encoding urea ABC transporter substrate-binding protein — protein sequence MTLKRLSHKFLLITSALFCCLAIAASASAKDTIKIGVLHSLSGTMAISETTLKDTILMLVDEQNKKGGLLGKQLEAVVVDPASNWPLFAEKARELIEKNKVAAVFGCWTSVSRKSVLPVFEELNNLLFYPVQYEGEESSKNVFYTGAAPNQQAIPAVEYLMNEIGVKRWVLAGTDYVYPRTTNKILQAYLKNKGVADADIMINYTPFGHSDWQSIVADIKKFGTAGKKTAVVSTINGDANVPFYKELGNQGITADNIPVVAFSVGEEELSGIDTKPLVGHLAAWNYFMSVDDPANDEFIENWLTFIKNDKRVTNDPMEAHYIGFNMWVKAVEKAGTTDPNAVQDAIIGVTVPNLTGGYSAMMPNHHITKPVLIGEIQDDGQFEVVWQTPGLVVGDAWSDYLPGSKDLISDWRAPLKNGNFKVTK from the coding sequence ATGACTCTTAAACGTTTATCCCACAAATTTTTGCTTATCACTTCGGCTCTTTTCTGCTGTCTGGCTATCGCCGCTTCAGCTTCTGCCAAAGACACCATCAAAATAGGGGTGCTGCACTCTCTGTCCGGCACTATGGCCATCAGCGAAACTACCCTGAAAGACACCATTTTGATGCTGGTTGACGAACAAAACAAAAAGGGCGGCCTGTTGGGCAAACAACTTGAAGCCGTTGTAGTTGATCCGGCCTCCAACTGGCCGCTGTTCGCTGAAAAAGCAAGAGAACTGATTGAAAAAAACAAAGTGGCTGCAGTTTTCGGATGCTGGACATCCGTCTCCAGAAAATCCGTCCTTCCTGTGTTTGAAGAGCTGAACAATCTGCTGTTTTATCCGGTTCAATATGAGGGCGAAGAGTCTTCCAAAAATGTTTTCTACACCGGTGCCGCGCCAAATCAGCAGGCCATCCCCGCCGTCGAGTATCTTATGAATGAAATCGGTGTAAAACGTTGGGTTCTTGCCGGAACCGATTATGTCTACCCCAGAACCACCAATAAAATTCTGCAGGCGTACCTGAAAAATAAAGGGGTAGCCGATGCCGATATCATGATCAATTATACACCCTTTGGCCACTCTGACTGGCAGTCTATTGTTGCAGATATCAAAAAATTCGGTACCGCCGGCAAGAAAACCGCGGTGGTATCCACCATCAACGGCGACGCCAACGTTCCTTTCTATAAAGAACTTGGAAACCAGGGCATTACCGCAGACAATATCCCGGTTGTAGCCTTTTCCGTTGGAGAAGAAGAGCTGTCGGGTATAGACACCAAACCCCTTGTGGGGCACCTTGCTGCCTGGAACTACTTCATGAGTGTTGACGATCCTGCCAATGACGAATTTATCGAAAACTGGCTTACATTTATTAAAAACGACAAACGGGTTACCAATGACCCCATGGAAGCACATTATATTGGTTTCAACATGTGGGTTAAAGCCGTTGAAAAAGCAGGAACCACCGATCCCAACGCCGTCCAGGATGCCATCATCGGCGTTACCGTACCCAACCTGACCGGCGGTTATTCCGCCATGATGCCCAACCACCATATCACCAAACCCGTTCTCATTGGTGAGATCCAGGACGATGGGCAGTTTGAGGTAGTTTGGCAGACCCCGGGATTGGTTGTCGGAGATGCATGGTCCGATTACCTGCCCGGCTCCAAGGACCTAATCTCTGACTGGCGGGCCCCTTTGAAAAACGGCAACTTCAAGGTAACAAAATAA
- the urtD gene encoding urea ABC transporter ATP-binding protein UrtD produces MIQPIKAFREFWPRDRVFDFLIPDIPPVLDTSHKVILYLEGISVSFDGFKAINDLNLYVDEGELRCIIGPNGAGKTTMMDIITGKTKPDSGVAWFGQTINLLKHTEPEIAEAGIGRKFQKPTVFEEHTVFENLELSMSADKRVVPTLFASLTGEQKDMIDQTLEIIGLSELFKARAGSLSHGQKQWLEIGMLLMQKPVLMLVDEPVAGMTRQEMEKTAELLTSLAGKRSIVVVEHDMDFVRSIAKKVTVLHQGSILAEGNMDEIQNNQKVREVYLGE; encoded by the coding sequence ATGATTCAACCCATTAAAGCGTTTCGTGAATTCTGGCCGAGGGATCGTGTATTTGATTTTCTAATCCCTGACATCCCACCTGTTTTGGACACCAGCCACAAGGTCATTTTATATCTTGAGGGGATCAGCGTCAGTTTTGACGGGTTCAAAGCCATCAACGACCTGAACCTTTATGTGGATGAAGGGGAGTTACGCTGCATTATCGGCCCCAACGGTGCGGGAAAAACCACCATGATGGACATCATCACCGGCAAAACCAAACCCGACTCGGGTGTTGCCTGGTTCGGCCAGACCATCAACCTGCTAAAGCATACTGAACCAGAAATTGCCGAAGCCGGTATCGGCAGAAAATTTCAAAAGCCCACTGTGTTTGAAGAACATACGGTGTTTGAAAACCTTGAACTTTCCATGTCAGCGGACAAACGGGTGGTGCCCACCCTCTTTGCCTCTCTTACGGGTGAGCAAAAGGATATGATCGACCAGACCCTTGAAATCATCGGCCTGTCTGAACTGTTTAAAGCCCGGGCCGGTTCCCTTTCCCACGGCCAGAAGCAATGGCTTGAAATCGGAATGCTTTTGATGCAAAAACCTGTCTTGATGCTGGTGGACGAACCGGTGGCGGGCATGACCCGCCAGGAAATGGAAAAAACAGCTGAATTATTGACCTCCCTTGCCGGAAAACGGTCCATTGTCGTTGTTGAACATGACATGGACTTTGTTCGATCCATTGCAAAAAAAGTAACGGTGCTGCACCAGGGATCCATTCTGGCCGAAGGCAACATGGACGAAATCCAAAACAATCAAAAGGTCCGGGAAGTCTACCTGGGGGAATAA